TAGATGAAATGTCTAGCTGTTAGTCTGTTTGTGCATCCCAGGCTAACAGTACAACAGTCAACAGTAGCAGTGTCATAGCACCCCATGAACATAAAGTGCAAGCTAAAGCGTCTGTGAGATTGTCTGTTGACGCCATCCCTCACCACCCAACAAACTGGTCAGGGACGGTGGATTATGTCTGTCACCTCGTACCCGGTCGGACGGGATTCCATCGCTAGCTGTCAAATTCAGTTCTGCCCCCCTGCCGCGTTTCCTCATTCCAACTCCCATTGTTAGGCAGTAGGCAAGTCCTAGATCCTTAGGCCTCCATTGTACGTGCATCACTTTAGCTCAGCAATTGGTGTGACGTAGAACGAGTTTAGAATGGGGCCTCGACGGCAGACAAACACCTACACATGTACCTATTCACTATGGTCTCTAAGCAACCAAAGGACCCAAAACACTGGGAAAACTCCCCTTACTCCCCAAGGGCCAATAAATGTCTTTATTTTTCGATCAAAACTCGAAGGACCACTTTCCATAATAGGCATTTAGAAGAAAACAAAGGACAAAGCGTGTGACGATCGCTTGCTGACAAATTGGTTTGCATCACCTGACACCTTTTCTGTGATGGCCAAAACACACCCTAACCTACAGAGCAAGGGAAGAGAGTCTATTTTTGGAAGAATCTTCAGCCACATTTACACAGAATGTTGATGAAGAAGTTGTAATCAGATGACCAGAATCCTCCAGAAACACTTGGCATCATCACGTGTTCTAGGGATAAACAACTAGGCTTACAActatctttccatctctcttcaccttctctctctgattcctcATACCAAAAGGTATGTTTCCTATACCTCACCTTGGCCTCCTCATTGATGTCCCAGGTGAAGGAGATGGCGTTGTAGGAGATCTCCTCAATGTTGCTGATTGTGTTGAAGCTCTCTTTGTAGTCAGCTGGGAACCATGGAACACATAATGGACTGTTAGTACAGTTAGCATTGACATAAGACATTCAATGAAGAGAGGGTGCTAAGATAAGGGCGGCGGTGGCTACGTTATGAAACTAAGAATGGAGAGCTGGAAGGCTattttattagtattattattatcattattaggaCTGGGCTGAATTAAAGGTTTTAGAAGCCTTGCATAAGAATGACGTGAAGGTCAGTAGCTTGTATCAGATACAACCATTGAGAATGTGCTCCCACCCTGGTGAGGTCTCATCCCACATCTTAGATGTTTGATAAACAAACAAGCTTTTTGTCCTCAAAAGGTGCGGCTTAAAAAGCTTGCTCCGTGGTATTGGTCTCGTAGTCTTGCATTGTTGTACTATGAGTCTAATCCTTCAGAAAACGTTTTCACTATGCCATTTTTCGGAAATTGAGGCACTTGCCTCCAAACTTTAGGTTCTGACCAATCCCATCAAAGTCCCTTATTAGGCCTATGCCCCTATGCCAGAAACCACACTGTTTTAGTAGGGCACCTCTACGTTGCTGACTGACTACTTTAATCGAAAGCAAGCAGGTTGTCTCAATGGTCACCTTTCGCCCACAGTCCTTCCATCAAAGTCAGACTGCAAGTGAGACAATACACTTTCCTCTGTCAAGCAGAACTAAGTTCTCCTTTCACAGTATGTGCGTGCAGAGTAAGATTGATCAGTCTACCTCCAGAGAATTAGGCTGCTGTATTGTCCCGACAGGGAGCCACCATAGAGCTCAGTTGACACAGGTATCATTAACAAataggcagtggtggaaaaagtacccaattgtcatacttaagtgaaagtatagataccttaatagaaaacgatTCAAgcaaaagtcacccagtaaaatactacttgagtaaaagtctaaaagtatttggttttaaaaatacttaagtttcaaatgtaaatgtaattgctaaaatatacttaagtatcaaaagtaaaagtataaatcatttcaaattctttatactaaacaaaccagacagcacattttacggatagtcaggggcacactccaacacacacatcatttacaaactaagcatttgtgtttagagagtctgccagatcagaggcagtagggatgactagggatgttttcttgataagtaCGTGAATTTGACAATTGTTCTGTGTgctaagcattccaaatgtaacgagtacttttgggtgtcagggaaaatgtatggagtaaaaagtacattcatTTATTTAGGAATGTGGTGAAGTAAATGTAAATAGGAGGAAAACTGGCCTTGTCTCATATCCACTCAAATTATCACCCTCCTTCATCCAATCATGTGTATTGTTCTAAAGAGGTTTTTTAAAGGTTCATCCAATCAGATTCAGGATAATTTTTCCCTTTTAGAATAAGAGTATATGGACAAGAGGGACGTGATCATCCTAGATCTCCTACTAAGTTATTTATTTAAGGTGGCATAGAGGTTTTGGCTCATTGGGTGGGTCTGTCTGCCTGGCTCCTTGGCTAGCTGGCTGCTTCTCCTCCTAGGTCATGAGAGttgagctgagacagagacagcATGTGACacgggggaggagatggagggtgaCTGTTGCACAACAACTCAGGAACCAACAGTGACTCGTGACAGCGCAGGATGGTATGGTAAGAAGAGTGTCAGGTAAATATGATGAAATGTATTCGGAACCATTCAGGCAGAACTTCTGGTGACTTTATGTGACATAAAAACTATGGCCTGATTTAATAAGCGTTTGTAATGTGAAGTTTGCACCTGTTATTTCCCCAGAGGTAATAAAGCATTTAAGCTTCATGAACAATCTTAAAGGGTAAAACAACTCATGTTTTAGCCAGTTTTTTGTCTTTTCTCGCTTTAGATAATAACAGTTGAAAACTTGTAGTAACTTGTGCTTTGCACCGTAAACTAGGCTTCATGTCTTGGTGTAGCATCTTCTTCAAGAGTTTGTGAGGACTAGTGTTCCATGTAGGTTTCAGTAGCATAGGCTCTTACCAATATCAAGACACCTCTGTTTGGCTGTGTGCTGTCTGGAGTGCCAGTACTTCCAGTGCTTCAGCTGGTCGTCTCTGCACTTCTCCTCTCcgaacaccaccatcaccacactcTGAAATGGTGCACACAACCCCAGGGCCATCAATCATGCTTAGCTTAACTGACACATTCCACTTAACAAGTTCCTACTTGTTAGTACATTAGCTACTATTAGCATAATAGCTACCAACTAGCCTAAGATTTCTCTGTTTATTCTGTCAAAAAATGTATCTTTAACATGAGAGACCTAGCCAAATGATCTGCACATATTTAGTTACAGACAAGGACCAATCAAAAAGTTATTGACCATGTTATTGACCATGAACTACTGTAGAACAACTAACTAGCTTGGTGGTGTGGTCTTACCCTGACTTTGCTGATGGGGTGCCGCAGCTTGCTGTTGTCGATCTCCCTGAGGCTGATGGGGTAGAACTGGCCCTTGTTCAGGTACGTCATGGTACCGTCACCTGTCTTCTGACGCAGCGACTTGGAAGCATCCAGGGTGTACTCAAAATGATTCCTAATCAGGAAATAGATATTAGTGACAAAACCACAGTAGGCTACATTTGTATTTTACTTTAGGGAAAGAGTAGCCTGAAATCCAGACCTGCTTTGTGCtgacattccactccttgtactcCGTGTCATATGTTTGGCACAAAACAGGCCTGGATTTCAGGCTAGGGAAAGAGAAGGCCTAGAGATGGAAAAAGTGATGTATCTAGTATTCAGCTGATGTTTATCTGGTATCTATCTTTATTCTAAACAATCTAGATGTGTTTTCAGTATTTATGAAAATACCGTATGCAAATATTGATTATCTATATTTTCCACATCTGAAATACATTGCAAATGTCACCCCTTGAATAAGACCACCTTCATCAGTCCCTTCCCATTGGTTAGATTGTGACCCCGAATCCTCGTAGTGTCACTGAGCCCCTGATAACATTATGTTTGGCATTGTAGCTTTTAAACTGAGGGGATCTGCTGACTGAATGTGGTTATTCTCCTATCAGGGGCTGAATGGCGGGGTGCGAGCGACAACGGGCAGGCGCCGGGCTGGAGGGCTTACCCCGGCACGGTGTCAAACACGCTGTATTCCTCTGTCGAGATGGAGGCCATGCGTAACTGGAGATCCCCTGGGAAGGAGAACACCTGTGGCACACAAAGAGGACAGAGAAGTGGGGAGAGAGGGTCTGGATTTAGACAAGCATCCATGACAAGGGTTGTAAGCTAGCGCTCTCAGGGGTTACAGGGAGTATAGggagccccccccctctctctctctctctctctctctcttagtgtttctttctttcttacacTGTCTCGCTGCATCTCTACCATTATTTTTCTctgttacacactctctctctctctcttgctctctctcactgaagTGGAAACAAACCACGTCCcatcctaccctccctctctccttccctcactccttcctcttctccccgTGTGAAGGGGGTTGTGTTGGGTTATCCCTTTCCAAGGTAATCCCCCTCCAGgttaaatggagagagaggagagataaaggcCAGGGCTATTGAAGGGGGGAAATAGTACAGCACTTTATTGTGTGGGCCAGACAATGGCATAATAACACACTGGTCTGCTATTTTGGAATGTTCAAATAAAAACAGGGAGGGCTGAGACCCACTGTTGTAAGCTCCAGAGGCTCAGGTGAAAGGGTTATtgtctgactggagagagagatctgagaggGGGGGTGTGGAGGAGGGTGGTGAGGGTTTTAGACTAGAGAAGAGGCTATTGGATTCCTGTTGTTGTGTCCACACCTCTTGGGAACCATCCTTGTAGGTCTCTGGGAAGGTGGAGTCGGGGGTACGGGGCTGGGTACTAGGGCTGAACTGGCTGTGTGTGAGCTGCCTGGCGAACTCTGCTGTGTGGCTGTCGGACTCGGCACAGTGGAAGCTGTGGGAGGGCACCTCCATCTTGACGTTGGGGTAGTTGGGGGCGATGGAGACTGTGACAGTGGTGTCCGGGGAGGGGAAAAGGACCCCTCTCTTGTTGTCCTGGCCAGTTAGCTGGTTGGGCAGCAGGATGTTGATGGGGCCCTTCAGGAACTGGATCCTGCTCTCCACTGATGCCACGGAAGCTTCCTGCAGGGGGGCCATCAAGTGCctgaagaaaaacaaaaaacacgGCAGGTAAAATGTCCGTTTATGATGAAATTTCACAAGGACCAAACCAacagtgaggtgaggtgtggtgtggcaaggcgaggtgtagtgaggtgtggtgaggtgtggtaaggtaaggtgtagtgaggtgtggtgaggtgaggtgtggtgtggcaAGGTGAGGTAAGGTGTAGTGAGGTGAGATGTGGTGTGGCAAGGTGAGGTAAGGTGTAGTGAGGTGAGATGTGGTGTGGCAAGGTGAGGTAAGGTAAGGTGTAGCGAGGTGTGGTGAGGTGCGTGGAGGACCTGTATTCCTCTCACTTCTAAATTCCTAGTAGTTCCTATAAatgcacacatgcgcacacagcACATTTGCCCTCCCCAGTGGTTTGTAAAGGGATGTTCTACCTACATGGACCTTTTGTTGGGATCCACATCAGAGCCCATTGACTCTGTCTTGGTCTGGGATATTGTTCTCTTCTCTCTGGGCACCTGCATGGGAAGGTAAACACAGCCGCTGTGAGTCTGACCACATCCAATAGAAGCATGTCTACATATGCAACACTACTAGTTTTTGCTGTTTCACAGATGCAAGAAGTAAAGCTACTTCATTCAATTAGTTTCTCCAACACTGTCGATCTATATGGCTCGGATTGTTGTGGAACAGTGTCGCAACACCTGTGAGTGAACATGGCTCCTATATCAGTAATAACTGTGGGTGAACATGGCTCCTGTATCAGTAATAACTGTGGGTGAACATGGCTCCTGTATCAGTAATAACTGTGGGTGAACATGGCTCCTGTATCAGTAATAACTGTCGGTGAACATGGCTCCTGTATCAGTAATAACTGTGAGTGAACATGGCTCCTGTATCAGTAATAACTGTGGGTGAACATGGCTCCTGTATCAGTAATAACTGTGGGTGAACATGGCTCCTGTATCAGTAATAACTGTGGGTGAACATGGCTCCTGTATCAGTAATAACTGTGGGTGAACATGGCTCCTGTATCAGTAATAACTGTGGGTGAACATGGCTCCTGTATCAGTAATAACTGTGGGTGAACATGGCTCCTGTATCAGTAATAACTGTGGGTGAACATGGCTCCTCTATCAGTAATAACTGTGGGTGAACATGGCTCCTCTATCAGTAATAACTGTGGGTGAACATGGCTCCTGTATCAGTAATAACTGTGGGTGAACATGGCTCCTGTATCAGTAATAACTGTGGGTGAACATGGCTCCTGTATCAGTAATAACTGTGGGTGAACATGGCTCCTGTATCAGTAATAACTGTGGGTGAACATGGCTCCTGTATCAGTAATAACTGTGGGTGAACATGGCTCCTATATCAGTAATAACTGTGGGTGAACATGGCTCCTGTATCAGTAATAACTGTGGGTGAACATGGCTCCTGTATCAGTAATAACTGTGGGTGAACATGGCTCCTATATCAGTAATAACTGTGGGTGAACATGGCTCCTGTATCAGTAATAACTGTGGGTGAACATGGCTCCTCTATCAGTAATAACTGTGGGTGAACATGGCTCCTCTATCAGTAATAACTGTGGGTGAATAACTGTGGGTGAACATGGCTCCTATATCAGTAATAACTGTGGGTGAACATGGCTCCTCTATCAGTAATAACTCATCTGATTCTTCAGCCTGTAGTCAACCAGCCTGGGTCCTGTACACGTACCAGCCTGTATTCGACCAGCCTGGGTCCTGTGTTACCTTGTAGTAGTCATACCAGCCTGTAGTCGACCAGTCTGGGTCCTGTGTTACTTTGTAGTTGGCATACCAGCCTGTAGTCGACCAGCCTGGGTCCTGTGTTACCTTGTAGTAGTCATACCAGCCTGTAGTCGACTAGTCTGGGTCCTGTGTTACTTTGTAGTTGGCATACCAGCCTGTAGTCGACTAGTCTGGGTCCTGTGTTACTTTGTAGTAGTCATACCAGCCTGTAGTCGACTAGTCTGGGTCCTGTGTTACTTTGTAGTTGGCATACCAGCCTGTAGTCGACTAGTCTGGGTCCTGTGTTACTTTGTAGTTGGCATACCAGCCTGTAGTCGACCAGTCTGGGTCCTGTGTTACTTTGTAGTAGTCATACCAGCCTGTAGTCGACCAGTCTGGGTCCTGTGTTACTTTGTAGTAGTCATACCAGCCTGTAGTCGACCAGTCTGGGTCCTGTGTTACTTTGTAGTTGGCATACCAGCCTGTAGTCGACCAGCCTGGGTCCTGTGTTACCTTGTAGTTGGCATACCAGCCTGTAGTCGACCAGTCTGGGTCCTGTGTTACTTTGTAGTAGTCATACCAGCCTGTAGTCGACTAGTCTGGGTCCTGTGTTACTTTGTAGTTGGCATACCAGCCTGTAGTCGACTAGTCTGGGTCCTGTGTTACTTTGTAGTAGTCATACCAGCCTGTAGTCGACCAGTCTGGGTCCTGTGTTACTTTGTAGTAGTCATACCAGCCTGTAGTCGACCAGTCTGGGTCCTGTGTTACTTTGTAGTTGGCATACCAGCCTGTAGTCGACCAGTCTGGGTCCTGTGTTACTTTGTAGTTGGCATACCAGCCTGTAGTCGACTAGTCTGGGTCCTGTGTTACTTTGTAGTTGGCATACCAGCCTGTAGTCGACTAGTCTGGGTCCTATGTTACTTTGTAGTAGTCATACCAGCCTGTAGTCGACCAGTCTGGGTCCTGTGTTACTTTGTAGTAGTCATACCAGCCTGTAGTCGACCAGCCTGGGTCCTGTGTTACCTTGTAGCAGGCATACCAGCCTGTAGTCGACCAGCCTGGGTCCTGTGTTACCTTGTAGCAGGCATACCAGCCTGTAGTCGACTAGCCTGGGTCCTGTGTTACCTTGTAGTAGTCGTAGAGCACGCCCAGGGCAGCGGCGCTGTCCTCGTCCCCGTTGATGCTCATCATTGCCTTGGTGGCGGCCGTCAGGGGGTTCTCCAGGAACGACTTCCACGCCTCGTCTTCGTTGGTGTAGGGCCGTCGCTGACTGTAGCTGGGCTCATTCTGCAACAACAGGACCGGCCTCTTactggggagggggagaaagagaggggagaaaaaagagagagagagagagaaagagagagagaaagagagagagacatgttagcAGGAGTGCAGTGACACATTTCTTGAAGGAAAGTAACATGTGCTAGCTAGATGAAGTGTATGTCAAAACCAGGAGCTGCATAATTATAAGCTACACACAAAAGACAGACTGAGTTATAAATATTTAGTTAATATGGTCCTGTTTCTCTAACTGGTTCACTTcagattcagacagggagtcactCACATCAGATGGATAGGCCAGACTGACCGCACGTAAATCAACAGACAGTCAGAGCAACAATCACTGCATTGTTCACAACCGACGAACAGGTTGGAGATATCAACAACGTCACTCTTTATCTTCCTGACCTGTTGTACAAGAAAGTCGATTGTGCAACAAATCTCAGCTACCTGCGAGAGAAAAgatgctctactgctctacctgtCTGCTGTTAAGTGTTTCCTATTGGTTACCTGTCTGCTGTTAAGTGTTTCCTATTGGTTACCTGTCTGCTGTTAAGTGTTTCCTATTGGTTACCTGTCTGCTGTTAAGTGTTTCCTATTGGTTACCTGTCTGCTGTTAAGTGTTTCCTATTGGTTACCTGTCTGCTGTTAAGTGTTTCCTATTGGTTACCTGTCTGCTGTTAAGTGTTTCCTATTGGTTACTTGTCTGCTGTTAAGTGTTTCCTATTGGTTACCTGTCTGCTGTTAAGCGTTTCCTATTGGTTACCTGTATGCTGTTAAGTGTTTCCTATTGGTTACCTGTCTGCTGTTAAGTGTTTCCTATTGGTTACCTGTCTGCTGTTAAGTGTTTCCTATTGGTTACCTGTCTGCTGTTAAGTGTTTCCTATTGGTTACTTGTCTGCTGTTAAGTGTTTCCTATTGGTTACCTGTCTGCTGTTAAGCGTTTCCTATTGGTTACCTGTATGCTGTTAAGTGTTTCCTATTGGTTACCTGTCTACTGTTAAGTGTTTCCTATTGgttacctgtctgtctgagggATCTAGTACAACATTCCAGAGtttatatgactgggttgttgttttatttttaaagaaCCTGTTTGGAAcaatcatcgtcatcatcataaTCATAGGCCCTTAACTGACTCAATGCCGAAGAGAATCAGTCATCCTCTCTGTACTgtatcagacagtcagtcagttatggTCGATTACGTACAAGTGAGCATACAGGATTGGTGATTCTACGTATTAGAGAAAGGGTCCATTATTACAATAACAACATTTTTGGTACCTATAAATAATTTTTTACCAAGATTCATTGCATAGAATGTGAGAGGGTGTTACATAGCCCACAAGCCCTACATTATTGAACAATTAGATTGTATTATTTCAGTGATTTGAATGTAGGCTAACATGCATGGTGTAATTCTATGTTATATACATGTGTATGATGATCACACAAATATTGTTTTAATAAATAGTTTGCCTTTGTTTTTAACTGAATCACAAACAGAACCTTTGAGGTTTAATTTTTAGCACAATATTTAAAGTGCAAACAATGATGACATCTTAGACATAAAGACACGCCTTATTTGTATAATTCCTTAAATCTACTCTCTTAAATGAACAAACAAAATGCTATAGAGGCTAGTGTGTGATAGGAGACATATACATTTTCTGTCCTCAATTCACACAAAAGCGTCTCCAGAGTGGCACAAACAGAATGTAAGGATGGTTTCCAAGCTATAGTTGCTACAGCAGATTATTTTTTTCGGTATGGTCAAGGCAAAGGTATTATTAGTAATCCAATATCTAATTGTTTCATTCACAAAATGTCGAATTGGGGCGTTAGGGATTTGCAACCCGATAGATCCGTTATTCACCGCATTCCCCCACCCCCCAAGAAAAATTGGATGATATGTAATCCACTGTAAAACAAAAGAGGATAGCTAAAAGTTttcaatgtggaaaaaatcaTTAAATtggatactgaacaaaaacagcCTAAATTGTTTTTCCTGAAAGGTTGAAGCGAGAGAAACCCATGTGCCTCACACCGTATTTGGATATCACGTGAAACAGGCTGTCCTATGCAGTAAGGCCTACATTAAACGTTTTAAAATGATGAGATTAAGAAAAGAAAACGAAAAAGCCCGTCTTTATCATTGTATCATTTTTCTTTAACAAGGGCCTATTTGTGAATATTATAATCCATTTTCTTAATACAACATTTTCGTATTGACTAtctcaatcaattaaataattaTGTCAACATGAATTATTCGTCCAGTGACTGTGTCTACAATACAACGGAGAAAATCTTGCTTACATTGTTCCTCTGACTAAAGGGGCCAACGCCTAAAAGGTGTACGATTTCACTGGAGTCAACAGTCTCCTTGTCATTGCCCTCAAAAACGGACAAAATACATTCACACATTATCACTCTGGAGCAAAGATAAAAATCCTACAAAAAAGTATGATATTCTTTCGATTCAAGTACCATGTTCGATTAGATATGCCATTACAACCATGGATTAGGGCATCAGATAACACATTTCAAACCTCAACTAGGAAAATAATATGGGTGGGGGGTTAAGACGAATATCTTCGACAAACAAAATAAAGTCTAACCACATAACTGTGAGCCAAATCAAATAATGAACCGCCCATCAATAACACACGGGTTGGCAGAACGTTAGTCGGACCAGGCGCCTGAACTAGCACGACAGGTGGCGAGATATACACCTGTGCAGTGCAGGCTGGAACCCGACCAGAGAAACAGCGCTTGTAGCTATGAACCCCAAACCGCGCTCACACGGATCCTAAACACGATAAATAGAGATTGAATCACTAAGCACAATAAATAAGGAGATTGAATCATACTCGTTTTGCCTGGCAGGAAAAAAGTTAACTTTCCCACAATCCAGGAAACTCCGTTAGAATCCACCTGCGCGGGTAAACCACCTAAAAAAATATCCATTGGTCATTTTGCACCAAAGTTCAATATACTGTTAGAGCTCAACACGTTGGTTCTGCTGGACTTGGAGTGGTGACTAAAAACACTTACTTGTCATGATCCTGTGACATCTCGGTTGGTGGAACTGGACTTTCTAGTTGGTACTGTAAATCCGATCGGTCTACTTTCACCAGAAAAACTCAAGCACGATGAGGGCCACGGCAAAGGTGTCTCTGAACGAACGGGTTTTGTCGGCTTTTCTCGCTTTTGGAGTGTAGAGTGAGAATATGTGGCCGGTTTTACCTGTGACGGGGCATGGGATTGGATTAGGCTACAACGAGGTAAGGGGCGGAGCCCAATAGTCAATAACATGTGTTGGTACTTTGTGTTGGTCTACCTGTGGGCTTGGTTAGAAGCCAGAGCATGAGCCAATGAGGATGACAGTGACATGGGACTGTGACAGAATGAAGggtaacctaatgtagcaggcgtAAATAATAGTCTCACACTCAGTGGCGACTTTtgtatgtaaatcttggtggggcaaacaaaacAAAACGTTTTTAAATGGTTTATT
This genomic stretch from Oncorhynchus kisutch isolate 150728-3 linkage group LG7, Okis_V2, whole genome shotgun sequence harbors:
- the LOC109893978 gene encoding grainyhead-like protein 1 homolog isoform X1 — encoded protein: MSQDHDNKRPVLLLQNEPSYSQRRPYTNEDEAWKSFLENPLTAATKAMMSINGDEDSAAALGVLYDYYKVPREKRTISQTKTESMGSDVDPNKRSMHLMAPLQEASVASVESRIQFLKGPINILLPNQLTGQDNKRGVLFPSPDTTVTVSIAPNYPNVKMEVPSHSFHCAESDSHTAEFARQLTHSQFSPSTQPRTPDSTFPETYKDGSQEVFSFPGDLQLRMASISTEEYSVFDTVPGNHFEYTLDASKSLRQKTGDGTMTYLNKGQFYPISLREIDNSKLRHPISKVRSVVMVVFGEEKCRDDQLKHWKYWHSRQHTAKQRCLDIADYKESFNTISNIEEISYNAISFTWDINEEAKIFISVNCLSTDFSSQKGVKGLPLNLQIDTYSYNNRSNKPIHRAFCQIKVFCDKGAERKIRDEEKKQSRRKGKSTDLNTSLGSYVDVKVPFLQKRNDVTTFKMMSDFETQPVLFIPDIHFSIFQRHPFSQEDGEESSGMKRSLYAEDEFGSPSNKLARMDKPKKVLLYVRRETEEVFDAVMLKNPTMNGLVEAISEKYNVPLQKVGKVYKKCKKGILVNMDDNIIKHYSNEDTFQISMEELGGIYKLTLTEI
- the LOC109893978 gene encoding grainyhead-like protein 1 homolog isoform X2, yielding MGSDVDPNKRSMHLMAPLQEASVASVESRIQFLKGPINILLPNQLTGQDNKRGVLFPSPDTTVTVSIAPNYPNVKMEVPSHSFHCAESDSHTAEFARQLTHSQFSPSTQPRTPDSTFPETYKDGSQEVFSFPGDLQLRMASISTEEYSVFDTVPGNHFEYTLDASKSLRQKTGDGTMTYLNKGQFYPISLREIDNSKLRHPISKVRSVVMVVFGEEKCRDDQLKHWKYWHSRQHTAKQRCLDIADYKESFNTISNIEEISYNAISFTWDINEEAKIFISVNCLSTDFSSQKGVKGLPLNLQIDTYSYNNRSNKPIHRAFCQIKVFCDKGAERKIRDEEKKQSRRKGKSTDLNTSLGSYVDVKVPFLQKRNDVTTFKMMSDFETQPVLFIPDIHFSIFQRHPFSQEDGEESSGMKRSLYAEDEFGSPSNKLARMDKPKKVLLYVRRETEEVFDAVMLKNPTMNGLVEAISEKYNVPLQKVGKVYKKCKKGILVNMDDNIIKHYSNEDTFQISMEELGGIYKLTLTEI